In Thermus hydrothermalis, the DNA window CTCCACGCGGTAGCGGTTGTAGCCGAGGACCTCGAGGTGGGCGGCAAGCTCGTAGGGGTCACTTATTTGGCTTAGGAGGTCCTTTAAGGTGTGCGCGAGCTCGCTAAGGCCTTGGGGATTTCTGGGAGGGGGGACGGAAGGGCGGTACTCGCCCCGGGCGCTCATTCGGGTACCTCCAGGGAGCCTTGAAGGGCCAAGGCCTCGTAGATGTTGGAGAACTCCTCTAGCATACGTTTAAGCGTGTACAGGCTCAGGACCTTTTCCCGTGCCTCCTTGCCCTTCGCCAAGCACCGCTCGGGGTCCTGGAGGAACCCCAGGAGCGCCTCTCCTAAGGCCTCGGGGTCCATGGCGGGCACCACCTCCCCCACGCCCTCCAGGACCTCGCCCACGCTCCCCACCCGGGTGCCCACCAGGGTGCGCCCCACGGCCATGTTCTCGATCACCGTGTAGGGGAAGCCCTCGGAGATGCTGGAGAGCACCCCCACCCACCCTCGGTGGTAGGCCTGGTACACGGGGCTTGCGGGGCCCATGAAGCGCACGTTGCCCTCGAGGCCTAGTTCCTTTACCCGGGTGCGAACGCTTTCCGCATAGGCTTCGTTTCCCCGGGGAACGGGACCGAAAAGGAGGAGTTGCGCCTCTGGAAGGGTTTCGCGTACCCGTCCGAAGGCGTCCACCAAGGTGAGGAGGTCCTTTAGCGGGTCAATCCGGCCCACCCATACGGCGGTGGGTGGGTTTTCCAGACGCGCGGGAGCTTCTGGGAACTGTGCGGGGTCAATGCCGTTGGCCACCACCTGGATGCGTTTGGGGTCCGCGCCGAGCTCCACCTCCCACTGCCGGTTGAAGCGGCTCACCGTGGTGATAAAGTGGGCCTCCCGGTAGGCCAGGCGGCTTACGAGGTGGTAAAAGCGGGCTTGGACCAGGCGCTCCGCGGGGGAGGGGTTGGTTTCGCTAAAGGCCAGATAGCGCTCCCTCAGGAAAACCCCGTGCTCGGTCAGAAGAAAGGGTACGCCCAGGTGCCGGGACACCAGCCAAGCGGGGATGACGGCAAGCCCGCCGCTTGTGGCGTGGATCAGGTCCACCTCGGGGATGGGATCTAGGGCCAGGAGGGGAAGGAGGGTGGAGCGAAGCCAGTGCAAGACAGCAAGCCCCTCCCCCAGGGTAGGCGGACGGCCCAAAAGGAGCGTGAGCCTTTCGGCCAGGAGCGCCTGTAC includes these proteins:
- the pelF gene encoding GT4 family glycosyltransferase PelF produces the protein MRSKRLRVLFVTEGTYPYAMGGVSRWCEQLLFGLEAQFTVLALWGPQKAKPALPIPPEASLRTLHLYRPPHASPFAPAPLHALLPALSKLLAFLDLDLATFQEGLWEIFLLRKRHLYNLFFHPKVQALLAERLTLLLGRPPTLGEGLAVLHWLRSTLLPLLALDPIPEVDLIHATSGGLAVIPAWLVSRHLGVPFLLTEHGVFLRERYLAFSETNPSPAERLVQARFYHLVSRLAYREAHFITTVSRFNRQWEVELGADPKRIQVVANGIDPAQFPEAPARLENPPTAVWVGRIDPLKDLLTLVDAFGRVRETLPEAQLLLFGPVPRGNEAYAESVRTRVKELGLEGNVRFMGPASPVYQAYHRGWVGVLSSISEGFPYTVIENMAVGRTLVGTRVGSVGEVLEGVGEVVPAMDPEALGEALLGFLQDPERCLAKGKEAREKVLSLYTLKRMLEEFSNIYEALALQGSLEVPE